In the Phaseolus vulgaris cultivar G19833 chromosome 7, P. vulgaris v2.0, whole genome shotgun sequence genome, one interval contains:
- the LOC137829259 gene encoding uncharacterized protein: MGRDWINFVHISDEYKRGVEEFIHFAQRNANSSGHDGVKFRCLCVNCLNGRRLDVNKIREHLQCDGFLRSYTTWTWHVELLNLQSVSISEEYIQSTMDDAVHGEIHDDRLKDKLCDVRVDSFAKLHGCGSMSSGEETSLYPGSTNFTRLSMVLTLVNSKIINGWNDKSFTELLQLLKDMLSEGNNLPNCNYEAKKILCLMGVEYKKIHVSPNDCILYKKDFELVKNCMRCGLSSYKLKQNNDDTIEEMEKHGPSMKVVWYLPIIPRMKCLFTNPNDVKNLR, encoded by the coding sequence ATGGGTCGAGATTGGATTAACTTCGTTcacataagtgatgagtacaaaagaggagtagaagaatttatacactTTGCGCAACGTAACGCCAACagtagtggtcatgatggagtaAAGTTTAGGTGTCTGTGCGTTAATTGTTTGAACGGAAGGAGATTGGATGTTAACAAAATCAGGGAGCACCTTCAATGTGACGGGTTTCTACGATCTTATACAACATGGACATGGCAtgttgaattattaaatttacaaaGTGTTTCCATATCCGAAGAATATATTCAGTCCACTATGGATGATGCAGTACATGGTGAAATACATGATGATCGATTAAAGGACAAACTTTGTGATGTTAGAGTTGATTCTTTTGCAAAATTGCATGGATgtggaagtatgtcaagcggTGAAGAGACTtcattgtatcctggatcaactaacttcacacggttgtcgatGGTGTTAACATTGGTGAATTCAAAGATAATAAATGGATGGaatgataaaagcttcacggaattgcttcagttgttgaaggatatgctttcAGAGGGAAATAATCTACCTAATTGTAATTATGAGGctaaaaagattctttgtctgATGGGtgtggagtataaaaagatacatgtaagtcctaatgattgtatattatacaagaaagattttgaattggtTAAAAATTGTatgaggtgtgggttatcaagttataagttgaaacaaaacaacgatgatactattgaagagatggaaaagcatggaccctcAATGAAGGTtgtgtggtatcttcccatcattccaaggatgaagtgTTTGTTTACAAACCCAAATGATGTTAAGAATCTTAGATga
- the LOC137829258 gene encoding uncharacterized protein, with the protein MASMTEADQTTMMMALQRELAEMRKAHEEAAKKNEEEIKSLQEENKQMKKLVEGVPSLAMTNQAGRSHATGAGLQAEKDTKNDFTLEMDGESHPSKTINITAPAGPDRRHPFTDRVMETPLPEKWKGFNRDRYDGTTDPDEHVDAYTTHMSLYTTDDAVFFRVFPTSLKGSALSWFTKLPAHSIDCFETLIAKFDVQFATSRPHHLTSIALVDIRQEKGESLRTFIDRFSKTAMSIRNLRPEVAMHHMLTALRPDPFADSLCMQPATNLDDLRCRAAKFMQLEELREFRNNVRTEVSGEKKEDRERQGRSRTGRDQKRDNRGPWFSRYLPLNADRSKILQEALSAELIPPPRRALSPDNADRSKRCRYHKNTSHSTEECQALKDKIEELIQAGHLMPTRGR; encoded by the coding sequence ATGGCAAGCATGACCGAAGCAGACCAAACAACAATGATGATGGCCCTTCAGAGGGAACTAGCAGAGATGAGGAAGGCGCACGAGGAAGCCGCTAAGAAGAACGAGGAGGAAATCAAAAGCCTCCAAGAAGAGAACAAGCAAATGAAGAAGCTGGTCGAGGGGGTGCCATCCCTCGCCATGACCAATCAGGCCGGCAGGTCCCACGCCACCGGGGCCGGCCTCCAGGCCGAGAAAGACACCAAGAACGACTTCACTCTGGAAATGGATGGAGAGTCCCATCCCAGCAAGACAATCAACATTACCGCTCCGGCGGGTCCGGACCGACGTCATCCCTTCACCGACCGTGTCATGGAAACCCCCTTGCCGGAAAAATGGAAAGGCTTCAACAGGGATCGGTACGATGGGACGACCGACCCAGATGAGCACGTGGACGCATACACGACCCACATGAGCCTGTATACCACGGACGACGCAGTATTTTTCCGAGTCTTCCCAACCTCTCTAAAGGGCAGCGCTCTGagttggttcaccaagctcCCGGCACACTCTATAGACTGTTTCGAAACCCTAATAGCGAAATTCGACGTCCAGTTCGCAACGAGCCGCCCCCACCATCTAACATCCATAGCACTGGTCGACATTCGTCAAGAgaagggagagtccctcagaacGTTCATTGATCGGTTTAGCAAGACCGCTATGAGCATTCGCAACCTCCGCCCCGAGGTGGCgatgcaccacatgctgaccGCCCTCAGACCCGACCCATTTGCCGATAGCCTGTGTATGCAGCCCGCTACCAACCTCGACGACCTTAGATGCCGAGCGGCgaaattcatgcagctggagGAACTTCGTGAATTCAGAAACAACGTCCGGACCGAGGTGAGCGGAGAAAAGAAGGAGGACAGGGAGCGGCAAGGAAGGTCCCGAACTGGCCGGGACCAAAAGAGGGACAATCGTGGACCCTGGTTCTCCCGCTACCTACCTCTGAACGCGGATAGGAGCAAAATTTTGCAAGAGGCCCTGAGCGCCGAGCTAATACCACCGCCCCGAAGGGCCTTGAGCCCAGACAATGCCGACCGCAGCAAAAGGTGTCGGTACCATAAGAATACCAGCCACTCTACCGAAGAATGCCAAGCCCTGAAAGATAAAATCGAAGAACTCATTCAAGCCGGGCATCTCATGCCCACGAGAGGGAGATAG